The nucleotide window AGTAACATTTAGCTAAGGGTTTCCTCAAGATAGTTATTTGGAAGACTCTGAATGCTTAcctgtttcttttgtttccatGTTGTCTTAAAGCTCTAACTACGTGTATTCTCCTATGCAAAAGATTTATTAAAGCATAGAAACATTgaataagtaaaattataaaataattgtcattttttcttaaaaccttgttacatttttaaaataaaaattttgcttGGTATTGGGGGTCATATGACAAGGTATTAcgaattcttaaaatattctgaTAGCTGCTAATTTCAGTATGAACTCcatttaatatatatgtaatcaTAAAAACTAGGTCCTATTAGGAGTGAGCTACTTCATTGTCCTCAGGGAAAGACAATGGAACAAACACAGGATAGTTATTAGATGTTAAGCATTCTACACACATTGCCTTATTTAATgtaatctcaatttttaaaaattttcttttagcaTCATAAAATAAACAGGTGGTACTGatgttaataatatatttttttaaatagtatatcCAAATGTTATCATTTCAGTATATAATCAATATAAACATTATTGAGCTATTTTACAGTATGGGTTCATTCTGAGACTTCAAAAatctagtaaatattttattctgaaattttaattCAGGGGCtgtcgtggcatagtgggtaaagccacagcctgcagtggcagcatcccatataggtgttgtTCAAGACCTAACTGctttacttctaatccagctccctgataatgtgcctggggaaagcagcaaaaggtggcccaagtgcttgggcccctgcacccatgcgagagacctggaagaagctcctggttcttggctttggctttgtctgagccctagctgttgaagccatttgggaagggaacatCAGATAAaggatcaatttctctctctctctctctctctctctctctctctctctgcctctgtatgactctgcctttcaaataaataaataaatctttaaaaatgttaattcagTTCAGACTAGCCATGAGGGCTCACTAGCTGGCTAGTGACTACCATACTGTGCTGATCTAGAAGAGACAGTTATATACAACAGCTGAACATAGCATTTCCATACGAGAAGTGAAACTTACCTAAGTCTATGGGAAATgttttctcaaaattattttggtaAACAATGCCTCAACAAAGCAGATAAAAACGGATTTGTCCCAGGCTTGTGcacttgctctctcactctctgttttattaagatgtatttacttatttgaaaggcagagcaacagagaaaggagagacaaagagatcttttattttctggtttactctccaaattgctgcaacagccagatctgggccaggcagaagctgggagcctagaactccattgtggtctcccacatgggtggcagagactcaagtacttaagccatcttccccCACCTCTCAGGTGCATAACGGAGTGACCAGGACTCAggctggcactcagatatggaattcTAGTGTTTcaagcagccacttaacccactatgccacaatgctgccccctcccACAGGCTCTCTTCAGTCAGCTATGCAAATTAGGAAGGGGAACACTGACTAAGAAAATCAAtgcatttaacaattttttatatGTTGCTATTAGCAGAGGAAATGTAAAAATCTGTTGGAGCACATGAATACATGAGTTAGACAGAAGGGGAGGGGTCAGGAAAAGGAAGCAGTAACCAGAAAGATAAAGAATAAGCAGGAGCTAGCCAAATGGTGCCtgagtgcatgcatgtgtgtgtgtgtgtgtgtgtgtgtgtgtgtgtgttgggagagtCAAGCGTTActacttctcggccttttggctaagatcaagtgtagagtCAAGTGTTTTAGGTAGAGAATAAGAATGTATTCAGGTATCCCAGGCAGGAAAGGGCATTACATATGGAGAACTGAAAGCAAGAAAATGTTAAACCTGTTTCATTTAATAAGcatacatgcaaaaatattaaacaaatccAATGATGTATTAAAAACACAATGTTGATTACTGTCTACAATAAAAGGAAATCAGATAAAGCTATGATAAAGAAAATAGTGTATTAGTAAGGAAGagataataatataattttttcagATAATATCTGCATACACATCCAGCAATAGTAAAAACTATTAAAGAGAGTCCAGGTTTTCCATATgcaaaatcatctttaaaaagccgtagaattttggggctggcaccatggcttacttggttaatcctctgcctgtggcgccggcatcctatatgggcaccgggttctggtcccggttgctcctcttccagtccagctctctgctgtggcctaggagtgcagtggaggatggcccaggagcttgggccctgtaccccatgggagaccaggaggaagcacctggctcctggcttcggatccgcacagtgcgccggccgtagcagccatttgggggttgaaccaatggaaggaagacctttctttctgtctctctctcactgtctaactctgcctgtcaaaaaaaaaataaaaaaataaaaaataaagcagtagAATTTTTCTGTCTGCAATGATCAACTAGATGTTAAAGGCAAAAAGGAGTTATAATTTACAAGAATAAATGATATGATCTTCTGTGAGGAAAAAATTTGAATTCcactaaaaaaatataaaagatgtgAAAAGGGGTTGGCATCGTGGagcagtgaattaagccaccacttgcaatgtggGTTATCCTATATTGAaatgctggttcaaattctggctgctctacttctgatgcagctccttgctaatgcacttgggaaatcagaggaaaatggtccctaccacccatgtgggagacccggatggagttgcagactcctgacttcagcctggctcctctctctgtgtcactctgcctttcaaataaatctttaagaaagatgGATACATGGAGAGCCTATGCTCTTGATTGGAATGTGTTAATATAAAGTTGtatttctctctccaaataatCTATAAACTCAATGCAGTTCTGTCCAGGTCAGGCTAGGCTAACTGCTGCTAAACCCCACAATGTCAGACTCGCCCCATAGAAGCACAGTGTTTGCTTACATTGTTGCCTACTGCAGTCACCTGGGAGAGAAGGCCCTTCCATTTTATAATACGTCCCTCTGTATCGTGTGGCCTCCAGAGTCACCAAAAGGACAAGCAAGCGTGGGAGATTATTCAGAAGGTTTTTTGGGTCAGCCATTTTTACCCACTATCTCCTGCCTAAGATCATCACATAGCCCCAGTGGTATaacaagagaaacagagatattgtCTTTCTCTGGCCTCAGGACTACAACATGAACCACACTTGATGAGCACAGCATTTTCTCTACCACAAGTCCAAGTTTTGGTTGAAATTTACAAGGAAATGAGTAAACTTACTCTAAAATATATGTGGAAAAATCAAGGTCTATTCCTGTAATACATACCAGATAGGACTTGCTCTTATAACTAAACGGACTAACTAAAGTGcagtctggcccagatccagcttaACTCCTGATTCAAGTTCTCAGCCTCTCACCCTAGTGCACTCTCAGAAAAAATATATCTACTCAGTCACTAGAGGTCTTTTAAATACAATATTCAGTCTacattcaaaacagaaaaaaactagaAGCAGAAAGCTGTCACCCTaatcaagaggaaaaaataattgatAGAAGCAAATTGACAAATCATCCAGATGCATTATCACACAAGGATTTAAAACTGTTACAGTAATGCTTATGGGAttagaggggaaaaaataaaatggaaggaaagataggttttaatagaaaatgaaataccTAGAgaattaaatgtatatttttagatCTGAATAACAAAATATGTGAAATTAAGAATCAGTGGATAGGCTTAGCagcagccagaaaaaaaaattgatgcccTTAAGGGTAGCTCATTAAAAATTACTCAGATTTTGAAGCACgcagaaaaaaatgagcaagaaaTAAAAGCTGCCTGCTATGACATGGTCTAACATTTGTGGCAGTGGagcgctggaaggggagaagagagTAGTGGAGTGCAATCACTATCTGAAGAGAAAATAACCAAGAGTTTTCTGAAATTACTAAAAAATTACCAGTTTGTAAACAGAGCTGGCAATCCCCAACTGATCAATACTTGTACAAATAAAACCACATCTAAGAATATCTTAAAATTCTGAAAACCAAAAATAAgcagaaaatcttaaaagcagtaaaaaaaaataccttccgAGGTATAACAATAAGATTGACAACAAACTTAGCAGAAAAAATAAGAGATAATGGAAAGATACTCTTAAGGTGCTGAAAGAATAAATGATAACTAAGAATTCTATGTATCAAGAAAACACCCTttgaaaatgaaggcaaaataaggTGTTTCAGACAAACCAAAATTGAGATCATTTATTGCCTCTAGACCTAACATTGCTAGAGACATAAAGGAAATTCTTCAAAATGAGGGAGCATGATCCCAGAGGGAAGTGTGGATCtgtaggaagaaataaaaagagctaAAAATGGTTAATGTATGGCAAATATTGAATACTATTATGCAGTATATATGTTGATATTAATGATAAGTTATAGGAGTTGTTTCATATTGACCTTTTGATGTAAATAATAATGTGGGTAATGTTTATCAAGTATGTAGAAGTAAAAGTAGGAGTTGGACAAAGAGTAAAATGAATGATTAAGTTGTGTGGCTTACCCATTATTCTTGAAGCAGTATATAATTATGTCAGGGAATATTACAACAGGCAATGTACCACTTTCATGCACAGTCTTCATGAGCAATTACTGTAGGCCTACAGTATCCCTCAAGAAATATCCtaatagggggccagcgctgtggcatagagggctaagcctctgcctctggccagcATCTGATGTGGGCACcggatctagtcccagctgctcctcttctgatctagctccctgcttatggcctgggaaagcagtagaagatggcccaggtgcctgggccactgcgcccatgtgagggacctggaagaggctggctttggattggcccagtccagctgttgtagtcttgcagagtgaactagtgaatggaaaaacctttctcattgtctctccctctcaccgtctgtaactctacctctcaaagagataacatctttaaaaaattttaataagttaACTAAGTGTTTTATAACCTCTAGAATAGCCACTGAGAAGAGgttataaaatggaataaaaagctgaaaaatgttaaaaagctgagaaaggaaataaaattgaatgATTTCCACTTGATTAATGCAAAATAGCAAAATACCCATCTTTACtggtaattttatatatatatataattttttaaagcaaatagaTTGTTTAAagcacaatgatttttttttattttatttatttgaaagagttacatagaaagagaaggagaggcagagagagagagagagaggtcttccatccactggttcactccccaattggccgcaacagttggagctgcgcgatccaaagccaagagccgggagcttcttccagttctcccacatgggcgcaagagcccaaggagttgggccatatcctactgctttcccaggctacagcaaagagctggatcagaagtggagcagtcgggactcgaatcagtgcccatatgggatgctggcactgcaggtggtggctttacctggtaggccacagcactggccccactggtAATTGTATTAAATGTGAACTAAACACTCCAATTTAAAGGCAAAGTTTAtcagattaaattttaaaaaaaaatcaactatatGCCATTTTAAAGAGGTAGGAACTTTAAATTGAAGGAAACAAAAAGGATAaaagtaaaatgataaaaaaaaaatcccatacaAACAGTAAGCCTACAAAAGCTGGTTGTGGTTTTATTAGTAGACAAAAAGAGTTCAAAGCAAGGATCTGAACCCACGTTActgcagtgtgggacatgggcatcttaacggCTAAGTATCTGCTTCTAGAACATCCTTCTTACTACCAGCATTGGTCAGCTTACCATTGTCTAGGGCATCATGCTGGTCCAGCATATTGATGATGATACACCGAGAGGACTTGGAGCACAAGTAGATCCCCGGATGCCTGGGATGTCAGAGGTTGAAAGGGAATTCCCATGAAAGCACAAGAACTTGTCACCTCAGCCAAGTTTTGTGGAGGACCAGTGTGTGTTCCGTGTTAGGGTGCCCCTCATTGTGAAGCACAGACTTGCTACTTTGTTCCTTAAAATGACTAAGGAAGACCCCGCTGATTGGTGGGCTTCTTTAAATTCTGTATGTGCTGCTCAGACCCACTTAATGGGTTGATTCAAACACTTCTGCCTTTCACTGgactgagaaaaagagagatgtcCCCCGCTGGTCCAGGCTGCAGTGAAATTAGCTCTACCCTGAAGACACTGTAGGGGACCCATTAGGCTCAGAGTTCCTGTTGAAAATCAGGATTCTGtataaagaagaaatttttaaatgttttacattttcagCAAACCATGCCTTCTTCAGCAAAAAATCATTCTTTTGACATACTCCTGGGCCTTTGAGATAAAAGCAAATCAAAAGCTGTCCCACTTAAAAGTGTTCCACTGAGACCTCCAACAGTACCCTGAAAGCCCTCTGAAGTTCAGATCAGGGTTGGATGGTTTGTAAACAGCCACATAAGAAAACCCAAGTTCATAGGCAGGATATTTTCAATTAACACATGGATGTTTTAGGGGTCCCTGTGTCGTGTGGCCCACTCCTCACTTCACTATCCAACTGCCTTCAGCTCTTAGCTGTAACATAAAAAATAAGGAGAACATTCTCaaagagtgctggttggagtcctggctgctgcacttctgatctagctccctgccaatgcacttgggaaagaagtGCTAAGatggcctagtgcttgggccccttccacccatgtggggaatGTGGAAGGGGTTCAGGGCTCCAGGCTTTTGcccttttgcctggcccagccctggccattttggccagtttaggagtgaaccagcagatgaaagatccctctctctgtctctcctctctctaactcttctttcaaataaaatttaaaatgttttaagttacTGAGTCTTGATTCTTAACAGATGCTGATTCTGACTTCCAAGAGAAAAAGGGGACAATGTTGTATAGTTCCAAGGAGGTGCTGTGCTACTGTGCATTCAGTAGGCCGGAAGTGTGGAGCCATGAGGCACGTCAACAGCAAGAGTGCACAGCCATCTCTCCAGAAGCTGCCTGAGGGCAACTTGGTTTCATTCACCTTCTCCCAAACCATAGAGGGAAGGGGCAGTTCCCcaaagtggggtgtgtgtgtgtgtgtgtgtgtgtgtgacagagagagacactgatGTGAATGCTCCTATCAGGCTGGATAAACACAGCCAGAAGACCAGCAGTCTAGTATACATGCAAAGTTTTGAATTATTATATTTAGAGTATATTTCTTCTATAAAACTTACGCTTCTCCCATAATGTCTATTGTGagcgcttcttttttttttttttttttttttaattttttgacaggcagagtggacagtgagagagagagacagagagaaaggtcttcctttgccgttggttcaccctccaatggccgccgcggccggcgcgctgcggccggcgcaccgcgctgatccgatggcaggagccaggagccaggtgcttttcctggtctcccatggggtgcagggcccaagcacctgggccatcctccactgcactccatggccacagcagagggctggcctggaagaggggcaaccgggacagaatccggcgccccgaccgggactagaacccggtgtgctggcgccgctaggcggaggattagcctagtgagccgcggcgccggcccgtgagCGCTTCTAATAGAAGTTTCCATTGAGTGCTCATACAGGGCATGTAAAAGTACATTGTGACAAATTACTATCACAAACAGTTCCAGAAACAGTAAAAAATTCAAAAGCTAAAATTTGTTTGCTTTGATTAGTGAGCTATATAAAGAATCAAATTGTTCCATATTTTAGCTCTTTAAGCTTGTTTATGTATCCTTCTGTAGCAACTTTTGCTAGTTAATTATTAGAACTTCCTGTGAGGTAGGTACTTActcatttcaaaggaaaaaaaggttGTATCTCTTTGAGGCCCGCACCTTGTGAATGCTAACTATCCTATTCAGAGCAGGGGGAGGCGGTGTGGAGGGATGACTCCCACACTCAGCCCCGGTAAGCACTGAGAAAGGAGTCCTTGGCAAGGTGAGCCGTCCTTTCTCCCTCCATATGTAAGTGAAGTGCGACTTCGAGTCACAGCCAAGGCAGGGGTTAAAACACGAATGGGCAGGTGGTCTGGCAGGAAAGGCCCACACAACAAACTTGAAGGTCCAATAATGCCCTCAGAGGAAAGCCATTCTGAGCTAAGAAAgcgggcagaggggctggcgttgtgtagcaggtaaaactgctgcctgcaatgcctgcatcccatatgggtgctggttcggatcctggttcctccacttctgatccagctccctgctactggcctgggaaaagcagtggaagatggcccaagtgcctgggcccctgcacccatgtgggagacccggatgaaggtcctggttcctggatcctggcttctgcttgcctcagccctggccattgcagccatctgggaactAAACCAGCGGATTTGAagatctctgcctccctctctctgcaactgtaaaataaatcttaaataaaaaaatgaacccAGTTCCAAGGCTTTCACAGGCGCAAGAGTCTGCTTAGTTCCAAACCCTTGCTCTGTTATATCTCCTAACAGAAGGACAGAGGTCTGCatcctagacacacacacagaaaaggggGAGGACTGTTAGTTCTGCACACtcagcacacacaacacaccatCCAACAgaatgtgtggagaaatgggGACCAAAACTCTCCCCTCCATGTTACCAAATCCTGTCATCCAGTTCCAGCATTCAGAGGGGTCCAGGACACGAGTGAGTTGCCTGGCGCCCAGCAGGAGGGTGGAATGTTCCCCAGGAGAGGGTGGCAGTTGCTGAGGAGGGACCATGGCAACAGGGAAGGCTGCGGAGGCATCTGAGACACCCGGAAATtcttggggagggctggggacccGGCAGTGAGAAGGCGCCACAAGAGCTACTTAATGAGTTATCATTAAACTtttgaagggccggcgccgcggctcactaggctaatcctccgcctagcggcgccggcacaccgggttctagtcccggtcggggcgccggattctgtcccggttgcccctcttccaggccagctctctgctgtggccagggagtgcagtggaggatggcccaagtgcttgggccctgcaccccatgggagaccaggagaagcacctggctcctgcctttggatcagcgaggtgcgccggccgcagcgccgccggccgcggcagccattggagggtgaaccaacggcaaaaggaagacctttctctctgtctctctctctcactgtccactctgcctgtcaaaaaaaaaaaaaaaaaaaaaaacacttttgaaaaCAGCTAGCAGAGTTCCGAATTTTCAGAATAGATAGCACTGACTTAACACCGAAATGTACTTTTTTGTTCCCCCACTAATAAGGTGACAGTGCAGTCATCCACACTGGTCTCCTCTCAACACTCTGTAGACAAGAAGCCATATTTATTTTGTGGATAAGAACTGGGCGAAGAATATTGCTAGTATCATTAATCAACTGATAGAAGCAGCCAAAAAAAGAACACGTAGCATTGTGCATCATCTTCATTCCTCTTGTGGCTTCATTGCTATGATTCCTCTGCCCTTGCTGTCTGGATCTAGTGTAActcaaagaaaacactcaaatcAGAGGTTTAACGTCAAGAAATGTAGTAAACATGTGCTCTCCCTTTGTCTCATTTTATCCTTGATTTAGAACTCACCTAAAATAACGAAAGACAAGTTGGCATGTCACCCGTGTACTGGCATCATGAAAAGGAGGAATGTtattaatatttatgaatatacaacTGCAGTCTGCTGTTTGATGTTAACTGGGTTTTGGACTCGTCTTAAATCAACTCCACTGGTTAAATGTTTTATTAACTTACAATGAAATTGTTTCAAGTGACTTAATACAAGAAGATAACATCACAACTTTACAGTTATAAAGTTAAAAGGCCCTTTCATTTCATGACCAGTTGAAACTCATTACCAGGTAAAAATCCTGGAGCTAGGTCTTCCACCAAGGATGCTACACAGCCTTGGCCTTTGTACTTTGGTCTTGTTAACGTCAATACTGAGTGAACTTACAAATACCGGCCTCTTAATGACTTCCTAGGACTCTGAGCTTTTGCTCTCGATGCCAAATAGTATCTGAAAAACATGCTCACTTTTGTGTTTCTTGAGAAATTCTAAGAACTGACCCAGATTCATGTGATAGTCATTCCTTAATCCGTAGTCACCGTGGGCCTCAAGGAGTAATTCttcaaaagaatggaaaagacGCAGGTCCTCGCCATCTCCTTCGGTCTCGGTGCTTTCTGCATGCTTACAGGAAATGTGCTTCCAATTGGGGTACCTGATTGTGTGCCAGAACTCCTCGCAGTGCTCTTTGAGACCCTCCACGCAGATTATACCGGGCTTTCCTGTCATGCAAAATCCCGTCACATCCAACCTTTTCCCCACTTCCAAAATCTTTTTCCTTAGGTCCTGCTGGTATATATGGTGGCTGTAGATCCACATGCGGATGAACGTGTTCTTGATGGGCTTTGCCTGGGTAGATGGTTCATACACGAGCTTTCTGCTCAGGAAGTAGGACGCACTGTTGTCTTGTAGCCACTGGATTGctgcgcacacacacagctcacctgGGTCAAAAGTCCCGATGTAGGAAGTGAGATCTTTGTTGAGAAGCAGCTGCTGCTGTCTGTCAAGCTCAGGTGACCGCCCAAACAGCTGCAGTGCTATGTAGGGGTAGCTGTGAGGCATGGTTACTTGCAGATCAATTTTCAccttaaaatgaaaatcagataAAGAGTGTAAAATCACACACGCTAATTTATCAATGGCAGCTGcatgatttttataaatgaaagctaCTGTGATTGTTGTGCCAATCATGTACCAAGTACTGTACATACACCATTCCTTCCACT belongs to Oryctolagus cuniculus chromosome 5, mOryCun1.1, whole genome shotgun sequence and includes:
- the RWDD2A gene encoding RWD domain-containing protein 2A gives rise to the protein MSASVKESLQLQLLEMEMLLSMFPNQGEVKLEDVNALTTIKRYLEGTREALPPKIEFVITLQIEEPKVKIDLQVTMPHSYPYIALQLFGRSPELDRQQQLLLNKDLTSYIGTFDPGELCVCAAIQWLQDNSASYFLSRKLVYEPSTQAKPIKNTFIRMWIYSHHIYQQDLRKKILEVGKRLDVTGFCMTGKPGIICVEGLKEHCEEFWHTIRYPNWKHISCKHAESTETEGDGEDLRLFHSFEELLLEAHGDYGLRNDYHMNLGQFLEFLKKHKSEHVFQILFGIESKSSES